From Halobacillus sp. Marseille-Q1614, the proteins below share one genomic window:
- a CDS encoding NUDIX domain-containing protein, giving the protein MGEKLKIFSDWMTPVGEKDRDEVHRDGDWHESFHCWFYRHDKDETFLYFQKRSDTKKEFPCLYDITAAGHIQCTEGRVEGGLREISEELGLQLSEKDIDYHGFYKEELRVKTLKDREICHIYLYAYDEAKTLTMNEEVTDVVRVNLEEFLSMISKNGKFVTAESLFHKESILMEAEDFCPHDFNYYQHIIQAIMSTR; this is encoded by the coding sequence ATGGGAGAAAAATTAAAGATCTTTAGTGACTGGATGACGCCTGTTGGTGAAAAGGATCGAGACGAAGTCCACCGTGACGGGGATTGGCACGAAAGTTTTCACTGCTGGTTTTACAGGCATGATAAAGACGAAACCTTCCTTTATTTTCAGAAACGATCGGACACGAAGAAGGAATTCCCATGCTTGTACGACATAACCGCGGCAGGGCATATTCAGTGTACAGAAGGGCGGGTAGAAGGAGGTCTTCGGGAAATCAGTGAAGAGCTGGGGCTGCAGCTTAGTGAGAAAGATATAGATTATCACGGATTCTACAAAGAAGAGCTTCGTGTGAAAACTTTAAAAGACCGAGAAATCTGTCATATTTACCTATATGCTTATGATGAAGCGAAAACTTTAACGATGAATGAAGAAGTTACCGACGTAGTCAGAGTTAATTTAGAAGAGTTCTTAAGCATGATTTCCAAGAACGGAAAATTTGTAACGGCTGAGTCCCTATTTCATAAGGAATCTATCTTGATGGAAGCCGAAGATTTCTGTCCGCATGACTTTAATTATTATCAGCATATCATCCAGGCGATCATGAGCACGCGATAG
- a CDS encoding alpha/beta fold hydrolase, with the protein MPVYINKDHQRMFYEEIGTGEVLLCIHPPGMGRKVFVNQYELSSTFRLIIPDLSGHGDSDTTKIAPAISDYSSELLDLLEHLQLKEVILFGYSAGGSIAQDFALTFPDRVKALILSGAFPKVAVKLLEVEFKAGMSWVKQDPGSLAKLLSFSHFKSPEIRAELEHHMSKSDPFVWYHFYNESLKYDCTDRLQEFKMPLLLLYGNRAKWIKYHVKYYQSCSDPSLVIVDGAFHQLPASHGPIVNQAIRDFYERTFTAIQKTHGLL; encoded by the coding sequence GTGCCAGTTTATATAAATAAAGACCATCAGCGAATGTTTTATGAAGAGATCGGAACAGGGGAAGTCCTGTTGTGTATCCATCCTCCAGGGATGGGAAGAAAAGTTTTCGTAAATCAGTATGAGTTATCTTCGACCTTTCGTCTTATCATTCCGGATTTAAGCGGCCATGGTGATTCGGATACTACAAAAATTGCTCCGGCCATTAGTGATTACTCCAGTGAGCTTTTAGACTTATTGGAGCACCTTCAGCTAAAAGAGGTAATTTTGTTTGGATATTCAGCGGGAGGGTCAATTGCTCAAGACTTTGCCTTAACTTTTCCAGACAGAGTCAAAGCGTTAATTCTTTCAGGTGCTTTTCCGAAAGTCGCTGTAAAATTATTAGAAGTGGAATTTAAAGCGGGGATGAGCTGGGTGAAACAGGACCCCGGATCACTGGCTAAATTACTGAGCTTTTCTCATTTCAAAAGCCCTGAAATTAGAGCTGAATTAGAACACCATATGTCTAAATCGGATCCTTTCGTCTGGTACCATTTTTATAATGAATCTTTGAAGTATGATTGCACGGACCGGCTCCAGGAGTTTAAGATGCCGCTGCTGCTTCTATATGGGAATCGCGCCAAGTGGATTAAATATCATGTAAAGTATTATCAAAGCTGCAGCGATCCTTCTCTGGTCATTGTGGATGGAGCCTTTCACCAACTTCCGGCAAGCCATGGACCGATCGTGAATCAGGCGATACGGGATTTCTACGAACGAACGTTTACGGCCATACAAAAAACGCACGGCCTTCTATGA
- a CDS encoding SCO family protein, producing the protein MNIHSGVKLIFVMAAFLFLAACGQKELEDPLEWEISNIEGTSQSGEDFSVEEMEGKVWMANFIFTSCETVCPPMTRNMAQLQEKFKEKGIEAEFVSFSVDPEVDTPEKLEEFATAHGADLETWSFVTGYSQDEIEAYGQESFRTIVSKPEGADQVTHGSSFFLVSKDSKVMKHYKGDTNVPYEKIVEDAKILAEQ; encoded by the coding sequence ATGAATATACATAGCGGAGTAAAGCTTATTTTTGTTATGGCAGCGTTCCTTTTCCTTGCTGCCTGCGGACAAAAAGAATTAGAGGATCCTCTCGAGTGGGAAATCAGTAATATTGAAGGGACCAGTCAATCTGGCGAGGATTTTTCTGTCGAGGAAATGGAAGGCAAAGTGTGGATGGCTAACTTTATTTTCACTTCCTGTGAAACGGTATGTCCGCCGATGACGAGAAATATGGCCCAGCTTCAAGAAAAGTTTAAAGAAAAAGGAATCGAAGCAGAATTCGTTTCATTCTCTGTTGATCCTGAGGTGGATACCCCTGAAAAGCTTGAAGAGTTTGCAACCGCTCACGGGGCTGACCTTGAGACATGGTCTTTTGTAACAGGTTATTCCCAGGACGAAATTGAAGCTTACGGGCAGGAAAGCTTTCGTACAATTGTAAGTAAACCTGAAGGAGCCGATCAGGTCACGCATGGCTCATCTTTTTTCTTAGTAAGCAAAGACAGCAAAGTGATGAAGCACTATAAAGGCGATACAAATGTCCCTTATGAGAAGATCGTCGAAGATGCCAAAATTCTGGCTGAACAATAA
- a CDS encoding sigma-70 family RNA polymerase sigma factor encodes MESRRDEKLNEIVENYYASLLRTAFGYVKNMMTAEDMVQDALLKAYDKFHLFQEGQNLKAWVFKIMINHCKDYLRSYDSRKVTPWEGHWLQNTMANTKDPLDIMLEKEAHSHIHEAISHLRPGYHECVHLYYFNNLSVKQVSHVLHMNENTLKTRMKRARDYLGGELSLSVAAK; translated from the coding sequence ATGGAAAGTAGACGGGATGAAAAATTAAACGAAATCGTGGAAAACTATTATGCTTCATTACTGCGTACGGCTTTTGGCTATGTAAAAAACATGATGACGGCTGAGGACATGGTTCAGGATGCTTTGCTGAAAGCCTATGACAAATTTCATTTGTTTCAGGAGGGGCAGAACCTGAAAGCCTGGGTCTTTAAAATTATGATTAACCACTGTAAGGATTATCTGCGGAGTTATGACAGCCGTAAAGTAACACCTTGGGAAGGCCATTGGCTTCAAAATACGATGGCTAATACGAAAGACCCTTTGGATATTATGCTCGAAAAAGAAGCACACTCCCATATTCATGAAGCAATATCCCATTTACGTCCAGGTTACCATGAATGTGTTCATCTCTATTATTTCAATAATTTGTCAGTGAAGCAAGTCTCCCATGTCCTTCATATGAATGAAAATACTTTAAAAACTAGAATGAAGAGGGCACGGGATTATTTAGGAGGAGAATTAAGTCTCTCCGTTGCCGCTAAATAA
- a CDS encoding helix-turn-helix domain-containing protein, with the protein MDIGRRINIYRKKNNLRLNDIAGAAVSAAHLSKIENGYRKPGAATLSAISAALQLPLPFFKGFEKEDIEVQHVLTQLEQFIITDISKAAPLIETLEENYYYYLSNVSQEVYYLLLKCAYYCKSKQYPEALRTYETLVQPFVEGKHLEKAPAYVQNAYHYCQGMRHYQSSDFTTSLRHYKQFRLDGQPLSVKAAITYNIAVLSSAIKDYQQAEEFSQLAIKYYESLSQRDEVSMVYNLIGVIYLNQEKFDQAMEALSEAEARLIELNSQGLLTQVFHNKGIVMRKAGKQEAACDYLEKSLELKEQEGLVAQKQITYHSLCKTYLTLDRLEDAKQLFHQAKDEVTQTLDHYYLLEAFLDYYEKTNDLDTYQKSIEKCIHFFKQNHDQEPLDTLYLKLADHLYKTGRYKRAADCYLAHIKQMESQ; encoded by the coding sequence TTGGATATCGGACGGAGAATTAACATTTATCGAAAAAAGAATAATCTACGGTTAAATGATATAGCCGGGGCTGCCGTATCAGCTGCCCACTTAAGTAAAATTGAGAACGGATATCGCAAACCGGGAGCTGCTACTCTTTCTGCTATTTCCGCAGCCCTGCAGCTTCCCCTGCCCTTCTTTAAGGGGTTTGAAAAGGAAGATATTGAAGTCCAGCATGTTTTAACACAACTGGAACAGTTTATCATTACAGACATAAGCAAAGCCGCTCCTTTAATTGAGACACTCGAAGAAAATTATTACTATTACTTATCAAACGTGAGCCAGGAAGTATATTATCTCCTCCTGAAGTGTGCGTATTACTGCAAAAGCAAGCAGTACCCTGAAGCACTCCGTACATATGAAACACTCGTTCAGCCTTTCGTGGAAGGCAAACATTTAGAAAAAGCCCCTGCTTACGTTCAGAATGCCTATCATTATTGCCAGGGGATGCGCCATTATCAAAGTTCAGATTTCACGACGAGTCTGCGGCATTATAAGCAATTCCGTCTAGATGGCCAGCCTCTTTCAGTAAAAGCAGCGATAACTTATAATATCGCTGTCTTATCCAGTGCGATCAAAGATTATCAGCAGGCGGAAGAGTTCAGCCAACTGGCGATCAAGTATTATGAATCCTTAAGTCAGCGGGATGAAGTCTCTATGGTCTATAATCTCATCGGTGTCATTTATTTAAATCAGGAGAAATTCGATCAGGCGATGGAAGCCTTATCCGAAGCGGAAGCCCGGCTGATTGAACTAAATAGCCAAGGCCTGTTGACACAGGTTTTTCATAATAAAGGGATTGTCATGCGAAAAGCCGGAAAGCAGGAAGCTGCCTGCGACTATTTGGAAAAATCGCTGGAACTTAAAGAACAGGAAGGCCTCGTGGCTCAGAAGCAAATCACATACCATTCGCTCTGTAAGACCTACCTTACACTCGACCGTCTCGAGGACGCCAAGCAGTTATTTCATCAAGCAAAAGATGAGGTGACTCAGACTTTAGATCATTATTATTTACTGGAAGCTTTTCTCGACTATTACGAAAAAACTAACGACTTAGACACCTATCAAAAAAGTATAGAAAAATGCATTCATTTTTTTAAACAGAATCATGACCAGGAACCATTGGATACCCTTTACTTAAAGCTAGCGGATCATCTTTACAAGACGGGAAGATATAAAAGAGCCGCCGATTGCTACCTTGCCCACATTAAACAGATGGAATCCCAATAA
- a CDS encoding DUF1002 domain-containing protein, which translates to MKNRFIIIFTAFLMMLTAFIPGAVDASTGDQGINEKLGLPIVVYGEALSDAQKSEVTDLLEVDRHEQVDEFTVTGQDIANYIGGNPNSNMYSSVKIIHKDEENLNIEIVTPDNITEVTKEMYANALLTAGVENADVMVASSVKVSGHSALTGIYKAYDSKGVKLDEERMKIANEELDVATSIAKEGDVSEDEISQLLTEIKKDIAEQNPATKEEVQQIVEEQISNMNIELSEEDRQRLTDLFNQMRDLNINFDEVRNQLDDLTGQITDIINDEGFWNKVSNSIKTFFDSLADFFRSILN; encoded by the coding sequence ATGAAAAATCGTTTTATTATAATTTTTACTGCTTTTTTAATGATGCTGACCGCTTTTATTCCCGGGGCTGTAGATGCGTCTACTGGAGACCAGGGAATCAATGAAAAACTCGGTCTTCCAATTGTAGTTTATGGAGAGGCTCTCTCAGATGCTCAAAAATCGGAAGTGACAGACCTGCTGGAAGTGGATCGGCATGAACAAGTCGATGAGTTTACGGTTACGGGGCAGGATATTGCTAATTACATTGGCGGCAACCCGAACTCAAATATGTACTCTTCCGTAAAGATCATTCATAAAGATGAAGAGAACCTTAACATTGAAATTGTAACACCCGATAATATAACAGAAGTAACGAAAGAAATGTATGCAAATGCTCTGCTTACGGCAGGGGTTGAGAATGCGGATGTAATGGTTGCCTCTTCTGTAAAAGTGAGCGGACATTCTGCGCTTACTGGAATTTATAAGGCTTATGATTCCAAGGGAGTTAAGCTTGATGAAGAACGGATGAAGATCGCCAATGAAGAACTGGACGTCGCCACTTCAATTGCCAAAGAAGGGGATGTCAGCGAGGATGAAATCAGCCAGCTTCTCACTGAAATTAAAAAGGATATCGCTGAGCAGAACCCTGCGACAAAAGAAGAGGTTCAACAGATTGTAGAAGAACAGATAAGCAATATGAATATTGAACTCAGCGAAGAGGACCGCCAGCGGTTAACCGATCTATTTAACCAAATGCGGGATTTAAACATCAACTTTGATGAAGTCCGCAATCAGCTCGATGATTTAACAGGACAAATTACTGATATTATTAATGACGAAGGCTTTTGGAACAAAGTATCCAATTCGATAAAAACCTTTTTTGACAGTTTAGCAGACTTTTTCCGCTCCATCCTTAATTAA
- a CDS encoding type 1 glutamine amidotransferase domain-containing protein — protein sequence MRLQNKKVIALVSKDFEDLELWYPLLRLQEEGATVHLVGEKAGEEYPGKYGVPATADYGFEDINPENYDGILVPGGWSPDKLRRYESVLNMVQHMDEHKKPIGQICHAGWVLISAGILEGRKVTSTPGIKDDMTNAGAEWFDEPVVQDGHIISARRPPDLPPYAKAFADLLAE from the coding sequence ATGCGATTACAAAATAAGAAAGTCATTGCTCTTGTAAGTAAAGACTTCGAAGATTTAGAGCTATGGTATCCACTGCTTCGCTTACAAGAGGAAGGAGCGACTGTCCACCTCGTTGGTGAAAAAGCGGGCGAAGAATATCCTGGTAAGTACGGCGTTCCGGCAACAGCCGACTACGGATTTGAAGATATTAATCCGGAAAACTATGATGGAATTCTTGTTCCCGGCGGCTGGTCTCCAGATAAGCTCCGCCGTTATGAAAGTGTGCTGAATATGGTTCAACATATGGACGAGCATAAGAAGCCGATCGGCCAAATTTGTCATGCAGGATGGGTGCTCATTTCTGCAGGAATTTTAGAAGGCCGCAAAGTGACCAGCACTCCGGGTATTAAAGATGACATGACAAATGCAGGAGCTGAATGGTTTGACGAGCCTGTCGTACAGGACGGCCATATCATTTCTGCCCGCCGTCCGCCAGACCTGCCGCCATATGCAAAAGCTTTTGCTGATTTACTAGCTGAATAA
- a CDS encoding acyl-CoA dehydrogenase family protein, translated as MSDMIREWVRNERQERLYKKASVIAEEARSHVVETDRDAEFSHQTLKVMKQEKYPSLSLPVQHGGESLSLYEFLFMQEKIAEGDGSAALSIGWHLGIMMELSQERLWSKENFLRLAKDVAENQAVVNRAATEPATGSPTRGGIPETKAVKKDDCYIVSGRKTFTSISDQLDYYIVSAYVEDLKEVGWFLIDRHQPGVKTEKTWDTLGMRGTASDDLVLDEVEVNQEDLVEIKGKAKPMPKGWLLHIPACYLGIATAARNHAVQFAKEFQPNSLDAPISEVGHIQDKIGEMEWKLLQAHSFLYTTARKWDEEPERREQMGPDLAAVKLAVTNTANEVVDLAMRIAGGRGLSKQYPFEKLYRDVRAGLHNPPMDDAVLRMLAGKALK; from the coding sequence ATGAGTGATATGATTCGAGAATGGGTTAGAAACGAGAGACAAGAGCGGTTATACAAAAAAGCATCGGTCATAGCGGAAGAGGCTCGTTCCCATGTAGTTGAAACAGATCGGGATGCTGAATTTTCGCATCAGACATTAAAAGTAATGAAACAGGAAAAATATCCATCTTTAAGCCTTCCAGTCCAGCATGGCGGTGAGAGCTTATCCTTATATGAATTCTTATTCATGCAGGAGAAGATTGCCGAGGGAGACGGCTCAGCAGCTCTATCAATCGGCTGGCATTTAGGGATCATGATGGAACTGAGCCAGGAACGATTATGGAGTAAGGAGAATTTTCTTAGGCTGGCTAAAGATGTGGCAGAAAATCAGGCGGTTGTAAACAGAGCAGCTACAGAGCCAGCGACGGGAAGCCCGACAAGAGGCGGAATTCCTGAAACAAAGGCTGTTAAGAAAGATGATTGTTATATAGTATCCGGCAGGAAGACTTTTACATCCATTTCAGATCAACTCGATTATTATATCGTTTCTGCCTATGTTGAGGATCTTAAAGAGGTCGGCTGGTTTTTAATAGACCGCCACCAGCCTGGTGTTAAAACGGAAAAAACGTGGGATACGCTGGGAATGCGCGGAACAGCCAGCGATGATTTAGTATTGGACGAAGTGGAAGTCAACCAAGAAGACCTGGTTGAAATTAAAGGGAAAGCCAAGCCTATGCCTAAAGGGTGGCTTCTGCATATTCCTGCCTGCTATTTGGGAATTGCTACGGCAGCGCGGAATCATGCGGTTCAATTTGCCAAGGAATTTCAGCCGAACAGCTTAGATGCACCGATTTCAGAAGTAGGCCATATCCAGGACAAAATTGGCGAAATGGAATGGAAGCTGCTTCAGGCTCACAGCTTCTTATATACGACAGCCCGCAAATGGGATGAGGAGCCGGAACGGAGAGAACAAATGGGACCTGATTTAGCGGCTGTAAAATTAGCTGTAACTAATACTGCGAACGAGGTTGTCGATTTGGCGATGAGAATTGCAGGAGGGCGGGGATTATCGAAGCAGTACCCGTTTGAAAAACTATATCGTGACGTCCGTGCAGGACTGCACAATCCCCCGATGGATGATGCTGTACTTCGCATGCTCGCTGGAAAAGCTTTAAAATAA
- a CDS encoding VOC family protein, whose protein sequence is MKPLVQKQINTVFVHASDLKVSVLWYAELLGHPVNEKDIVKPVYTFLLNKTTSLTIDAGPEETPKDFSPLPYPLFNFHTNDIEDSLKAAEEKGLSIASGLVEFDDFSFFTLYDPDNNQVMICSG, encoded by the coding sequence TTGAAACCTCTCGTCCAAAAACAAATCAATACCGTGTTTGTTCATGCGAGCGACTTAAAAGTTTCCGTCTTATGGTATGCAGAATTGCTGGGTCATCCAGTTAACGAAAAAGATATAGTGAAGCCTGTGTACACTTTTCTTTTAAATAAAACGACAAGCCTTACGATAGATGCGGGACCTGAAGAAACGCCAAAAGACTTCAGTCCTCTTCCTTATCCTTTGTTCAACTTCCATACTAATGATATTGAGGACTCTTTAAAAGCTGCAGAAGAAAAGGGTTTATCGATCGCTTCAGGACTGGTGGAATTTGATGACTTTTCTTTCTTCACTCTCTATGATCCTGACAACAACCAGGTTATGATTTGCTCAGGATAA
- a CDS encoding PAS domain-containing protein has translation MKYKSVDYLNEIQQNEFIKAAIDHVGAGVVISDPEQIDNPIIYINKGFEDLTGYEPEEVLGMNCRFLQGKDTDLNAVKTLRENLKASKPIQIELLNYKKDGTPFWNDLQIFPVYIEKMEQNYFVGVQKDITKRIDAESLVGHYTSEVKRLSTPIVPVEDDVSVLPLIGNVDEERVQQMLEFVSHHVQEVKEDYIILDLSAVHTFNENIHMGIYQLDQLLTLMGTTLLITGVKPNFALQSAPYANFGELSLKSYPTVKQALQEIR, from the coding sequence ATGAAATATAAATCGGTAGATTATCTCAATGAAATCCAACAGAATGAGTTTATTAAGGCGGCGATTGATCATGTAGGAGCAGGGGTGGTCATTTCTGATCCCGAGCAGATTGATAACCCAATTATTTATATTAACAAAGGATTTGAAGACCTGACGGGATATGAACCAGAAGAAGTTCTAGGGATGAACTGCCGGTTTCTCCAAGGCAAGGATACGGATCTAAATGCAGTCAAAACCCTTAGGGAAAACTTGAAAGCCTCTAAACCTATCCAAATTGAATTATTGAATTATAAAAAAGATGGAACCCCTTTCTGGAATGATCTGCAAATCTTTCCTGTTTATATTGAGAAAATGGAGCAGAACTATTTTGTAGGAGTTCAAAAAGATATTACGAAGCGAATAGACGCTGAGAGCCTGGTGGGCCACTATACTTCTGAAGTGAAACGGCTGTCCACACCGATTGTACCTGTAGAAGACGATGTTTCCGTCCTTCCTTTGATTGGGAATGTTGATGAAGAACGAGTGCAGCAAATGCTCGAATTCGTCAGCCACCATGTGCAAGAGGTAAAAGAGGATTATATTATTCTGGATTTATCAGCCGTCCATACTTTTAACGAAAATATTCATATGGGGATTTACCAATTAGACCAATTGCTTACGCTTATGGGGACAACCTTGCTGATCACAGGGGTAAAACCTAATTTTGCACTGCAGAGCGCACCTTACGCTAACTTTGGCGAGCTTTCCCTGAAAAGCTACCCGACCGTTAAGCAGGCTTTACAGGAGATACGGTAA
- a CDS encoding LysR family transcriptional regulator, whose amino-acid sequence MKIEDYQLIILLNHSKTIRAAAKKALISQPAITQRLKYIEEYFGTTIFIRTPKQLMLTPEGEAIVKHAGEVLSKEDQLTQQIAEIKDKVAGTLSLGVSSLVSQHTLPSILRIYTQKFPDVKIDLVSAVSAEIKSKAADFHVMIVRGEPLKGLACIPLYKDPLYIFDTAEITGAKERPFIEFKADYEYQQLVECWLHQSSNLNIRRTMKVDHFEVAKKLMVEGLGMTVLPWSLVSEDLMHLYHAPLIVDGSPVHRQTWACVKPDYRRLPQVDAFLHVLEKSSAG is encoded by the coding sequence GTGAAAATTGAAGACTATCAATTAATTATACTGCTAAACCATTCTAAAACGATAAGAGCTGCCGCTAAGAAAGCTTTAATTTCTCAGCCTGCCATTACACAGCGTTTAAAATACATAGAAGAATACTTTGGCACGACCATATTTATACGTACGCCGAAACAGCTCATGTTAACCCCTGAAGGAGAAGCAATTGTAAAGCATGCCGGTGAGGTGCTTTCAAAAGAAGACCAGCTCACTCAGCAAATAGCTGAAATAAAAGATAAAGTGGCTGGTACTCTTTCGCTTGGAGTATCGTCGCTTGTAAGCCAGCATACTCTTCCTTCGATCTTGCGAATCTATACTCAGAAATTTCCGGATGTAAAAATTGATCTGGTTTCCGCGGTCAGTGCAGAAATCAAAAGCAAGGCAGCAGATTTTCACGTAATGATCGTTCGGGGAGAGCCATTAAAAGGACTCGCTTGTATCCCTCTATATAAAGATCCTTTATATATATTTGATACAGCAGAGATTACCGGTGCAAAAGAACGGCCTTTTATCGAATTCAAAGCAGACTATGAGTATCAGCAGTTAGTTGAATGCTGGCTCCATCAATCGTCAAACCTCAACATACGGCGTACAATGAAGGTGGACCATTTTGAAGTTGCAAAAAAGCTGATGGTCGAGGGGTTGGGGATGACGGTTCTTCCATGGAGCCTAGTAAGTGAAGATTTGATGCATCTCTATCATGCTCCTTTGATTGTTGATGGTTCTCCTGTTCATCGTCAGACGTGGGCATGTGTAAAGCCGGATTACAGGAGGCTGCCGCAGGTCGATGCCTTCCTGCATGTTTTAGAAAAAAGCTCTGCAGGTTGA
- a CDS encoding MFS transporter, whose translation MRQLDRWNTYKLLAGYFLYECGRAMYFVLVTWFLYQWTEDAIYTGLFVSFGFIPGIFSNLIFGVLVDRHNRKWLANISGSVSVIILCLLFLSFVFSWFSPWWVILTHMLLQTCGSLFRPSLQALVAEVFKEEELPNIFSLSGSATISGSLAGAALGGLLSTFVTMPLSLAVVILFYCSALTAVVFLQYSPVRRLSKKHTSFITEIGEGFSFLNANRMMYGLLVTLMLGQLTFHTTLGFLSVYTSEYLQRSAIIYGALDITFSIGGIAAGLLGAWWWKRMENHIAVYSLAAVAAGLLFVGITKSITAAFLGILLIGLGTSFVRALLQSVQQMATPKELHGRMASLRMLCNQTSVVITGPVFGVIAKNYGAGSVFLFLLIPVLLGLIWSIFQARHPQFIKITSHKSA comes from the coding sequence GTGAGGCAGTTGGACCGATGGAATACTTATAAGCTGCTGGCAGGTTATTTTTTGTATGAGTGCGGGAGGGCGATGTATTTTGTCCTCGTCACCTGGTTTTTGTACCAATGGACCGAAGATGCGATTTATACAGGGCTGTTTGTAAGTTTCGGGTTTATACCTGGCATTTTTTCAAATTTAATTTTTGGAGTGCTTGTCGATCGTCATAATCGTAAATGGTTAGCAAATATTTCTGGCTCAGTAAGTGTGATCATCTTATGCCTGCTGTTCCTATCCTTTGTATTCAGCTGGTTCAGTCCCTGGTGGGTCATTCTGACACATATGCTGCTACAGACATGCGGTTCTTTATTTCGTCCTTCACTGCAGGCATTAGTAGCCGAAGTGTTCAAGGAAGAAGAACTGCCAAACATCTTCTCACTATCCGGTTCTGCAACGATCTCCGGAAGCTTAGCAGGAGCGGCGCTCGGCGGTTTATTGTCAACCTTCGTAACTATGCCTTTATCTTTGGCTGTCGTTATACTATTTTATTGTAGTGCTTTAACTGCTGTCGTTTTCCTGCAGTATTCACCGGTAAGGCGCCTTTCGAAGAAACACACATCATTCATAACGGAAATTGGCGAAGGGTTCAGCTTTTTAAACGCGAACCGTATGATGTACGGGCTGCTCGTTACCCTTATGCTTGGCCAGCTGACATTTCATACAACTTTAGGCTTTTTATCTGTTTATACGAGCGAGTATTTACAGCGATCGGCAATTATTTACGGAGCTCTGGATATAACTTTTTCAATAGGTGGAATTGCAGCCGGACTGCTCGGTGCATGGTGGTGGAAGCGGATGGAGAATCATATAGCTGTATATTCCCTGGCCGCCGTCGCTGCAGGACTGCTCTTTGTGGGAATAACAAAAAGCATAACCGCTGCTTTCTTAGGCATTCTTCTCATTGGACTGGGAACTTCCTTTGTAAGAGCTCTGCTTCAATCCGTTCAGCAAATGGCCACACCAAAGGAGCTTCACGGCCGCATGGCCAGTCTTCGTATGCTATGTAATCAAACCTCGGTGGTCATAACCGGGCCGGTCTTTGGAGTGATTGCGAAAAACTACGGAGCCGGCAGCGTTTTTCTCTTTCTGCTGATTCCTGTTCTGTTAGGACTTATATGGTCCATTTTCCAGGCCAGGCACCCTCAATTTATTAAGATTACATCCCATAAGTCTGCGTGA
- a CDS encoding LysR family transcriptional regulator, which yields MDIESLQTYIKVIELKSFTKASKHLNLSQPSVSFHIKNLEEYFQTTLIDRSPKRFQPTQTGEIVYERARQMLGILKKAKTEVEEYHHQLRGTIRIGASYTVGEYILPSLLKAFDEAYPAVDLMVTIRNTEQINRGIQHHELDVGLVEGKVNKKELSSFPFKEDEMVVVVPETHPLRSKKEITFDDLQDHTWVSREEGSGTRAVMEAVLENYNISAGKIITIGSNHGVIQGVKQGLGLSVISRTVVEHSHAESLILTIPFIKSTTRFFSCVLPVDEREISKNVTVFIHLLKGFINQM from the coding sequence ATGGATATCGAGTCGTTACAAACCTATATTAAGGTAATAGAACTCAAAAGCTTCACAAAAGCTTCAAAGCATTTAAACCTGTCACAGCCGTCCGTAAGCTTTCACATAAAAAATTTAGAGGAATATTTTCAAACGACGTTAATTGACCGTTCGCCTAAAAGATTTCAGCCGACGCAAACAGGAGAAATCGTCTATGAACGGGCCAGGCAGATGCTCGGCATTCTTAAAAAAGCAAAAACAGAAGTAGAGGAGTATCATCACCAGTTAAGAGGAACGATCCGAATAGGGGCCAGTTATACGGTTGGAGAATATATTCTGCCTTCTTTATTAAAAGCTTTTGATGAAGCCTACCCAGCCGTAGATCTAATGGTGACGATTAGAAATACTGAGCAAATAAATCGGGGTATTCAGCATCACGAGTTAGACGTAGGGTTAGTCGAAGGGAAAGTGAACAAGAAAGAATTGTCTTCCTTTCCTTTTAAAGAAGATGAGATGGTGGTTGTGGTACCGGAAACCCACCCTTTGCGCTCAAAAAAGGAAATAACGTTTGATGATCTGCAAGACCATACATGGGTCAGCCGGGAAGAGGGATCTGGAACGAGAGCAGTGATGGAAGCTGTCTTGGAAAACTATAATATCAGTGCTGGAAAAATAATAACGATCGGAAGCAACCACGGCGTTATTCAAGGGGTTAAGCAGGGACTTGGACTTTCGGTTATTTCAAGAACCGTCGTCGAGCATTCCCATGCGGAATCTCTGATTCTTACTATTCCTTTTATCAAGTCGACTACACGCTTCTTCTCCTGTGTATTACCTGTGGATGAACGCGAAATTTCTAAGAATGTTACGGTTTTTATACACTTGCTTAAAGGCTTTATAAATCAAATGTAA